The Aspergillus flavus chromosome 2, complete sequence region TCGAAATCCAATGGCGAGGCATCGCCTGCAAGTAGCTCGGAGGAGTCATTAGACATAAATGGGTCTGATAGCGCTGCATCTGCCGACAAACGCATGGATGAGATTTCCCGGTCAAATAATAGTTCTGGAGAACTCTCCCGACCCAAGACAGCACACCAGCCTTACTCCTTCAAGTTCTCATTGGAGTGGATGGACCGGCCCCAATGGCCCAGCAAAAACAAGCGCCTCTTCACTCCCTGTCTGCCTGTGGCAGCCCAGCTACACCTGCAGCTTCGTAGATCTGCGGACGCAGACGACGAATCTGAGATAGATTCCGAGGAAGAAGCTGGGAGCGATGACGCCCGAGAGGGCTCACCATCAGCCAAGGAGACAGAGACCTCAAAGAACACCAACACCGGCTCGGAATCCGGGAAGGGTTCCAGTAAACCAGCCCCGGAGCCGGCAATAAGCCACCCACTTGTTGCGAGCAAGTACGTGGGCCGCGCACTTGCCGAATGGGCCCAAATTGTCTCGGAATGCGACAGTTTCTTCGCCCGGCGACGCGACGAGGGCGTACCCTGCGATCGAATGGTCGAAACCCCAACGCTGGGCGTTGAAAGCTTCAGAAAATGAGCCGGTGCAGCAGGGCTGCCGTAATAGCGATGCTGGCAAAGAGATCCGCGCAATATGTAAATATGCCGTGTCTCTGTCTTTCCCGCCGCTGATTCTTTCGAAAAACGTTTTGCTTTTCCAGGTGCTGTCTTTTTCAACGAGAGCGTGGTGTTCGGCTGTCTGGGTGATGGGAGCTGTTGTATACCAACACTGCCTATGTAATATATCTATGAGATATcgggttcttttttttttttttttttttttttttttgtatatagTAGCGGGCCCcttttagaatttataatcATGGAATAAAAGAGGAATCATATATCAAAGTTTGAACCTTGTGCCTTATTCCTGTTTAGGCCTCGGTCAAAATCCCTAATAAGATATGTTGGACTAGGGCGCTGTAATAGGTTGCTGCCCAGCATCTCCTAAGAGGCATTGGTTCTTATATCAGGAACACTTGGATGGTGTTGCGGGCAATTGAACATTTATTGATCCTGGACCCACTACTCCTATGCTCCGAGTCAGGGAAAAGCCTGACCTTTCGCCAGTAAATAAACACCAGATGGGATAGTTGTACGGTCACCCATCAGACCAGAAAGATACATACAGTAAGATAATAACAAAGGGAGAAGTTATGCAGGGATGGGTGGATATATAGTGCGGAAAGGAGCAAAATGCCTACCGGACGTACCACTAGACCAAACAAAAGACCGTTTGATGAAGGTCAGTAGAGAGATGGCGGATGATACAATGGCTCCTAGAGCTACATTTCTCCACAAAGGCTAACAAACAAGCAAGACAGGAACACAGGTAGACATATACAGAAGGCGCTGAAACAAGCGGGAGGAGATCTAGGCAGTGTTTAGATGCGATAGAGATTTAGTGGACGTTCGTATCGAATGATGAGGTAAGGATATCGGAAATTGAGATGTGTTGATAAAACGAAGGTAGAAAGAGTAGGCAAGCTGCAAGGTTCAGCCATGCAGGAGTTTATCACCTGCAGTGCGCAGGATGTCGGAAACCCGGTCAACCCATTCCTGGGTCAGGGTCCAATTGCGCGAATCGATGCTGTCTCGAATGGCAGGGAAAAATGTCGCATCATATCCGGACCATAGCTCAGGCGCGAAAAGGACATGTTTGAACTGCGTACGATTAGGCACCTGGTGATAAATGGTTAGCTTACATCTGTTAATCCAAACTTCAAGTTAAGAACTCCTTACGCCGCCATCTATCCTATCATCCAACAGATGAGTATCGAAACGAGCCATTCGAGCATTATGATCCATCCGTTGAGCCGCAATCACATTGTTTTCGAAACCCCCAGTGCCCAACACTGTGTCGTGCCAAACACGGGCCCACTGCTGGAACTGCGCTGCATCATCCTTGACCTTAGCGGCAGCATCATATAAAGGCTTAAAAGTAACAGTGACCTCACGGTTGCTCTTGCCACTGGAAGCGTCATGGGCAATCGGGACGTTCTGGGACTTGGCATATTTTTCCAGATCGATAACGTATGAAGCAATGTGATCGGCATACACTTCCAAATCAAAGGGTAAGACTGGAGTATCAGCAAATTGAAGAATGAGCAATCCCCAGAACTGAGCCAGAATTTTGTGATACTGGAAACCGGGGTCTCCGAACCGTACCATCCAGTCCCAGTTCTCATAGCAACTGTGATAGGGATATGGCTCCCCAACAAATCCGAAGTCCACACTGGAGGTTCCAGCAATATCTTGGAATGCCACATAATCACTTCCGGCGCCGAGGGGACCGagcttcttctgtttcttttcccaAATTTCTTTCAGAGTTTCGTTGGCTACCGGGTCCGATATGCGTCCAAGAATCTGCGTCACAACACGTTCAAAAAGCGGGCATCCCGAAGCTTCAAACTCGTTACCGCTAACGCCAACATCAACGTTCATGTAAGCATAGGCGTTGTCACGAAGTGCCTCCAATTCCTTCTCCACATGTTCTGTGGACCCAATCAGGTTATATTCTTCTGCATCCCAGCTGACAAATTCAATAGTGCGGAGCGGACGCCAGCCAAAGGTACGGAGCTCGCCAAAGACTCGCACAACCTCGAGGAAAACAGCGGTGCCACTGCCCGGGTCCGCGCTTCCCAAACACCATGAATCTCGGTGATTTCCAAcaatgatcttcttctccggtTGTTCCAAACCGATGATTCTCCCGAGAACGTTGTAAATAGGCTGCctttcctcctcgtcttgtAAGTTCATGAGGTTGACTTTGGGGGACGTTCCGTCTCCGGTCCACCATTGGTCTACATTGGGAACACCACCGACCCATTTGGCAGGCACCTGAGAACCATGGCCCTTGATAACCTGCAAGAGCCTCTGAGCATCGCGCCAGGCGATGGGTAAGCTAGGGATGCTGGTCAATCCTTGGCTTTCCTCTGGTTtaagtcttttcttttcatccgGTGTGGATGCAAAACCTGGGGAGAGAACATCTCCCACCACCCATGACATCAAGCTTACGCCGCCTCTCTGGACACCATCTTCCGGCATAAAGCGTCCATCCGGATAGGCTGGTCCTCGAACAAAGCCATCTTCAGAGGGATCAGAGTAGATGATGCATCCCACCGCGCCGGCCAGTTCAGCAGCTTTGATCTTCAAAGCTCGATCTGACTCGGACCCGTAATACCTCACGAGTGCTATAGAGCCTTCTACAGTGACTCCTTGATCAGCGAGGTACCGGAAGTCTTCCCGAGAACCGTAATTGGCGTAAACAATAGGGCCAGTGACATTTCCTGTTTTGGAATGCCCATGGAACACAGGCGTTTCCTCGTTCGTTTCTTCGAGTGTAGCCTCCCAGAAGAGATCAGGAGGGTCGACAATAGCGACTCTTCTCCCGTCATCTCTGGGGTAATTCAAGTACACTTGGAACTCCTCCATTTCAATATCATCCAGGCCTGCGATTTTAAACTCCTGCTTCACCCATTCCGCCAGCGCATAACTTCCTTCGGTACCAGCCATATGAGTAAAGTTGGTGACTCTCTT contains the following coding sequences:
- a CDS encoding transferrin receptor (glutamate carboxypeptidase Tre2) → MGNDSKFEYEALPIPSYEEAVGARPSSSRSNLGPEANDESERQGLLHNVDDVTARESARPRPHGYQPPTVESVRDSLDGLDSTGADSERGSLEELQRELHEMDVEDGDQQSSQRSRLLRSRFSKRISSLTRSLSAIHLPIRRFLPSFRFTIDLNGARTNMRTHGCMIMLRLFGLFLVVLVVYIFFVSDLFNMNSRFIMGQSYSAASVENFVQGHVNETNIAENLKRVTNFTHMAGTEGSYALAEWVKQEFKIAGLDDIEMEEFQVYLNYPRDDGRRVAIVDPPDLFWEATLEETNEETPVFHGHSKTGNVTGPIVYANYGSREDFRYLADQGVTVEGSIALVRYYGSESDRALKIKAAELAGAVGCIIYSDPSEDGFVRGPAYPDGRFMPEDGVQRGGVSLMSWVVGDVLSPGFASTPDEKKRLKPEESQGLTSIPSLPIAWRDAQRLLQVIKGHGSQVPAKWVGGVPNVDQWWTGDGTSPKVNLMNLQDEEERQPIYNVLGRIIGLEQPEKKIIVGNHRDSWCLGSADPGSGTAVFLEVVRVFGELRTFGWRPLRTIEFVSWDAEEYNLIGSTEHVEKELEALRDNAYAYMNVDVGVSGNEFEASGCPLFERVVTQILGRISDPVANETLKEIWEKKQKKLGPLGAGSDYVAFQDIAGTSSVDFGFVGEPYPYHSCYENWDWMVRFGDPGFQYHKILAQFWGLLILQFADTPVLPFDLEVYADHIASYVIDLEKYAKSQNVPIAHDASSGKSNREVTVTFKPLYDAAAKVKDDAAQFQQWARVWHDTVLGTGGFENNVIAAQRMDHNARMARFDTHLLDDRIDGGVPNRTQFKHVLFAPELWSGYDATFFPAIRDSIDSRNWTLTQEWVDRVSDILRTAGDKLLHG